In one window of Nicotiana tabacum cultivar K326 chromosome 12, ASM71507v2, whole genome shotgun sequence DNA:
- the LOC107762818 gene encoding NAC transcription factor 56-like, which yields MESTTDSSTGNPPLQPPPPQPQLPPGFRFHPTDEELVVHYLKKKAASAPLPVDIIAEVDLYKFDPWELPAKATFGEQEWYFFSPRDRKYPNGARPNRAATSGYWKATGTDKPVLTAGGNQKVGVKKALVFYGGKPPKGVKTNWIMHEYRITENKTNNKPPGCDIANRKGSLRLDDWVLCRIYKKNNTQRPIDHHERDDMNDMMGSSIPTCIATSISPFEQNMYEEIINNNTSNMINNNVGSISSSVLPPKQPLPAGLYWNEDHNTSSPSAKRFLAENSLDDELNMNITRPDEQNSFLSQLPQNQVLGSLSDGVVFRQPYNQVTGMNWYS from the exons ATGGAGAGTACTACCGATTCATCAACCGGTAATCCGCCGCTGCAGCCGCCGCCGCCGCAGCCTCAGCTTCCGCCGGGCTTCCGCTTCCATCCGACGGACGAAGAACTCGTCGTTCATTACCTTAAGAAGAAAGCCGCGTCTGCTCCTCTTCCTGTTGATATTATTGCTGAAGTTGATCTTTATAAGTTTGATCCATGGGAACTTCCTG CTAAGGCAACTTTTGGAGAACAAGAATGGTATTTTTTCAGTCCAAGGGATCGGAAATACCCTAATGGAGCGAGGCCGAACCGAGCGGCGACGTCGGGTTACTGGAAGGCTACCGGAACCGACAAGCCGGTATTGACCGCCGGCGGAAATCAGAAAGTTGGGGTTAAAAAAGCTCTCGTCTTCTACGGCGGAAAACCACCGAAAGGAGTGAAGACTAATTGGATTATGCATGAATATAGGATTACAGAAAATAAAACCAATAACAAGCCCCCTGGTTGTGATATTGCCAACAGAAAAGGATCTTTGAGG TTAGATGATTGGGTTTTATGTCGGATTTACAAGAAAAATAATACACAAAGGCCAATAGATCATCACGAGAGGGATGATAtgaatgatatgatgggatcatCAATACCAACATGTATAGCAACCTCAATATCTCCATTTGAACAAAATATGTATGAAGAAATTATTAATAACAACACTAGCAATATGATCAACAACAACGTTGGATCCATATCGAGTAGTGTCCTCCCTCCAAAGCAGCCATTGCCTGCAGGTTTGTACTGGAACGAAGATCATAACACGAGTTCTCCATCTGCAAAAAGGTTCTTAGCAGAGAACTCATTGGACGATGAATTAAACATGAATATTACACGACCAGATGAACAGAACAGTTTCTTGAGCCAACTTCCTCAAAATCAAGTACTGGGATCTCTTAGTGATGGAGTCGTATTTCGACAACCTTATAATCAAGTTACTGGCATGAATTGGTACTCGTAA